Genomic window (Dyadobacter fanqingshengii):
CTGCCTTTGTTTACAACTTTATCCCAGGGAAGACTCTTGAACCAGACTGTGATCCTGTCCTTACTGATCCCCTCCGTTTTGTAATTATGGAAAGCATATTCAATGTTATTCTTTTCGAGCCAGGTGCGTGTTTTCTTTACTGTATCGCAATTGGGTATTCCGTAAACCGTCAACATAAACATATTTTAATGAAATCTAAACTTCTGTAATAACCGGCTCTTCCGTAACCAGGTCTGAATTATGCATTTTCTGATCATCCAACTCTCCTTCCCAACGCGCAATTACCGCTGTGGCGAGGCAATTTCCTGTCACATTCACAGAAGTCCGCGCCATGTCCATCAGCTCGTCAATGCCCATGATCAGCAGCACCGGCCATTCCGGCATTCCGAAATTAGCAATGGCCCCAAGCAGGATCACCAATGTTGCCCTGGGAATTCCCGCAACACCTTTACTCGTTAGCATCAGAAGTAAAACCATCGTAAGCTGCTGTCCGAAAGACATTTCGGTTCCGGTGGCCTGGGCGACAAATACGGTTGCGAGTGCCAGATACAATGTGGATCCATCGAGATTGAAACTATAACCCGTTGGCATTACAAACGAAACGATCTGCCGGGGAACGCCGAATTTCTCCATCTTCTCCATCGCTTTGGGAAGCGCTGATTCGGAGCTTGTTGTTGCAAAAGCAATGGATACAGGCTCAAAAATGGCTTTGGCAAATTTAATAACCGGGATTCTTGCAAACAATGCAATAGGAATGAAAACAATCAGAATGAAAACGATCAATGCGCAATATAATGTTGCCAGCAGCAATGCGAGGTTCCGCAGCACGTCAATCCCCATATGACCCACGGTTTCGGCAATAGCAGCGCCTACGCCGATCGGCGCGAAAAGCATGATGATCTTTGTAAGTTTAAACATGACCTCGGCAAGCAATTCGACGCCGTGAACAAATTTTTCCTTTTTTACAGATGGCAGTAATGCAAGGCTTATACCAAACAAAACGCTGAATACAACGATTTGAAGCACTTCTCCATGATAAATCGATTTGGCAATGTTTTCAGGAAATGAAT
Coding sequences:
- a CDS encoding ArsC family reductase; its protein translation is MLTVYGIPNCDTVKKTRTWLEKNNIEYAFHNYKTEGISKDRITVWFKSLPWDKVVNKGSTTWKGLSDEEKALITDEKSAAKLMIAHTSVIKRPLIEDESGKAVAIGFSEKEYAEKFL
- a CDS encoding dicarboxylate/amino acid:cation symporter, producing MKSKITIINIVLVTIAAIATVLNAYDIISLSDTVLLSLRWAALAGLILFAVLKRNLTTSILISMLVGTEIGYDFPKMGTELHFLRQIFLQMIKTVIAPLLFATLVTGIAGHSDLKQVGRMGWKSLLYFEVVTTFALLIGLFFANWFKPGVGIIPPESLNATLPKVAEQTWQDIVLHSFPENIAKSIYHGEVLQIVVFSVLFGISLALLPSVKKEKFVHGVELLAEVMFKLTKIIMLFAPIGVGAAIAETVGHMGIDVLRNLALLLATLYCALIVFILIVFIPIALFARIPVIKFAKAIFEPVSIAFATTSSESALPKAMEKMEKFGVPRQIVSFVMPTGYSFNLDGSTLYLALATVFVAQATGTEMSFGQQLTMVLLLMLTSKGVAGIPRATLVILLGAIANFGMPEWPVLLIMGIDELMDMARTSVNVTGNCLATAVIARWEGELDDQKMHNSDLVTEEPVITEV